One Halioglobus japonicus DNA segment encodes these proteins:
- a CDS encoding ParB/RepB/Spo0J family partition protein — protein MSGKKRHLGRGLDALLGAAAQQQPAATGDASPGAGSVADKTLKELPVDLVQRGKYQPRRDMEPESLQELADSIKAQGVMQPIVVRPISDKKYEIIAGERRWRATQLAGLDVIPAVIREVPDEAAIAMALIENIQREDLNPIEEAVALQRLQQEFELTQQEVADAVGKSRSTVTNLLRLMSLQEDVRRLVEHGDLEMGHARTLLALNGGDQSHAAAQVVGNGMSVRQTEALVRSLLAAKDKPAAEPKALDPNIRHLQDDLSQRLGTKVQIQHSAKGKGKLVLNYSSLDELDGILAHIK, from the coding sequence ATGTCAGGCAAGAAACGACACCTCGGGCGTGGTTTGGATGCCCTGCTCGGCGCTGCTGCCCAGCAGCAGCCCGCAGCCACCGGTGATGCCTCGCCCGGCGCTGGTTCTGTTGCTGACAAAACCCTTAAAGAGCTGCCCGTCGATCTGGTGCAGCGCGGTAAATACCAGCCCCGTCGTGACATGGAGCCTGAATCGCTGCAGGAACTGGCCGACAGTATCAAGGCCCAGGGTGTGATGCAGCCTATTGTGGTGCGGCCGATCTCCGATAAGAAATACGAAATTATTGCCGGTGAGCGCCGCTGGCGCGCCACTCAGTTGGCGGGTCTGGATGTCATTCCCGCGGTTATCCGCGAAGTGCCCGACGAAGCGGCCATCGCCATGGCGCTGATTGAGAACATTCAGCGGGAAGATCTCAACCCTATAGAAGAAGCGGTTGCCCTGCAGCGCCTGCAGCAGGAATTTGAGCTGACCCAGCAGGAGGTGGCCGATGCAGTGGGTAAGTCCCGCTCCACGGTCACCAATCTATTGCGCCTGATGAGTCTGCAGGAAGATGTGCGCCGCCTGGTGGAGCACGGCGACCTGGAGATGGGCCATGCCCGTACGCTGCTGGCGCTGAATGGCGGGGACCAGTCCCACGCCGCGGCACAAGTGGTTGGCAATGGCATGAGCGTGCGTCAGACCGAAGCACTGGTGCGCAGCCTGCTGGCCGCCAAGGACAAACCCGCTGCCGAGCCCAAGGCCCTGGACCCCAACATTCGCCATTTGCAGGACGACCTGTCCCAGCGCCTGGGTACAAAAGTCCAAATACAGCACTCAGCCAAAGGCAAGGGCAAGCTGGTACTAAACTACAGCTCTCTGGATGAACTGGACGGTATCCTCGCCCATATCAAGTAG
- a CDS encoding ATP synthase subunit I, whose amino-acid sequence MPGAKIARPPVHRITLTQLAVLTLLCLALLVYNEVVAWSLAAGGLVAVIPQAYFAHLAFRWRGAKSARDMARASYAGEIGKFMLSVAGFAVVFAAIRPIDGLAVFAGYLAMLTIQIIGSWLLLTRSQ is encoded by the coding sequence ATGCCCGGTGCTAAAATTGCACGCCCTCCTGTCCATCGCATCACTCTGACTCAACTGGCGGTACTCACATTACTGTGCCTGGCTCTGCTGGTGTACAACGAGGTGGTCGCCTGGTCATTGGCCGCGGGAGGCCTGGTGGCTGTTATTCCTCAGGCATATTTTGCCCATCTCGCCTTTCGTTGGCGGGGGGCAAAATCCGCCAGGGACATGGCTCGCGCCAGCTATGCCGGTGAAATCGGCAAGTTCATGCTCAGCGTGGCGGGCTTTGCGGTAGTTTTTGCCGCAATACGGCCGATTGACGGCCTGGCAGTGTTCGCCGGATATCTGGCGATGCTTACGATACAGATTATTGGTAGCTGGCTGCTGCTCACGCGCAGCCAGTGA
- the atpB gene encoding F0F1 ATP synthase subunit A, with the protein MAASGETQTVSEYIVHHLTNLTYGKLPGGFERYDGSIVPDGGVWTMAHGGAEASAMGFMAIHIDSMLWSIGLGIVFCLLFRSVAKKAEAGVPSGFVNFAEMVVEFVDNTVKDTFHGRNALVAPLALTIFVWVFLMNLMDLIPVDLIPHTLMLLGVEYQKIVPSTDPNITMGMALGIFILMLYYSIKVKGFGFVKELTLNPFNHPIFIPVNLFMEVVGFLAKPFSLGLRLFGNMYAGEMIFILIAALFSAGLFWMVPAGLMQMGWAIFHILVITLQAFIFMVLTIVYLSMAHEDH; encoded by the coding sequence ATGGCAGCTTCAGGCGAAACACAGACAGTTTCCGAATATATTGTCCACCACCTGACCAACCTCACCTACGGCAAATTGCCTGGCGGTTTCGAACGCTACGATGGTTCCATCGTCCCCGACGGCGGTGTCTGGACCATGGCTCACGGCGGCGCGGAAGCCTCCGCAATGGGCTTTATGGCAATCCACATTGACTCCATGCTCTGGTCTATCGGCCTCGGCATCGTGTTCTGTCTGTTGTTCCGCTCGGTCGCCAAGAAAGCCGAAGCCGGCGTGCCCTCCGGTTTTGTGAACTTCGCCGAGATGGTTGTCGAGTTCGTCGACAACACCGTAAAAGATACCTTCCATGGTAGGAACGCCTTGGTTGCGCCCCTTGCGCTGACCATTTTTGTCTGGGTGTTCCTGATGAACCTGATGGACCTTATTCCGGTTGACCTGATCCCGCACACCCTGATGCTGCTGGGAGTTGAATACCAAAAAATCGTGCCATCCACCGATCCCAACATCACCATGGGTATGGCGTTGGGCATCTTCATCCTGATGCTCTACTACTCGATTAAGGTGAAGGGCTTCGGCTTTGTGAAAGAGCTGACGCTGAACCCCTTCAACCACCCGATCTTTATTCCGGTAAACCTCTTTATGGAAGTGGTTGGTTTCCTGGCCAAGCCCTTCTCTCTCGGCCTGCGTCTGTTCGGAAACATGTACGCCGGCGAGATGATCTTTATCCTGATTGCCGCCCTGTTCAGTGCTGGACTGTTCTGGATGGTTCCGGCGGGCTTGATGCAAATGGGTTGGGCGATTTTCCACATCCTGGTAATCACCCTGCAAGCATTCATCTTCATGGTGCTGACGATCGTGTATCTCAGCATGGCTCATGAAGATCACTGA
- the atpE gene encoding F0F1 ATP synthase subunit C yields the protein MELVIIAAAIMMGLGGLGAAIGVGLLGGKLIEGSARQPELAPKLQTTFFLGAGLVDAIPIIGVGIAMYLIFVVAPGVVA from the coding sequence ATGGAACTCGTAATTATTGCTGCCGCCATCATGATGGGTCTGGGTGGTCTTGGTGCCGCTATCGGTGTAGGCCTGCTGGGCGGAAAGCTGATTGAAGGCTCTGCTCGTCAGCCTGAACTGGCTCCCAAGCTGCAGACTACCTTCTTCCTGGGCGCTGGCCTGGTAGACGCGATCCCCATTATCGGTGTTGGTATCGCTATGTACCTGATCTTCGTAGTAGCCCCCGGCGTTGTTGCATAA
- a CDS encoding F0F1 ATP synthase subunit B, with amino-acid sequence MNINLTLIGQMIAFVCFVWFCMKFVWPPILAAMQEREQKIADGLAAADRASHDLELAQEKAVERLKEAKEEAAGIVDAANKRANQLVEEAKDAAVVEADRVKASAQAEIEQESNRARETLRGEVAALSLAGAEKVLGAAIDQEAHKELVDKLATEL; translated from the coding sequence GTGAACATTAATCTTACGCTTATCGGACAAATGATCGCCTTCGTGTGCTTCGTGTGGTTCTGCATGAAGTTCGTATGGCCGCCTATCCTGGCCGCCATGCAGGAGCGCGAGCAGAAGATCGCCGACGGCCTGGCAGCCGCAGACCGCGCCAGCCATGACCTCGAACTGGCTCAAGAGAAGGCGGTAGAACGCCTGAAAGAAGCCAAGGAAGAGGCCGCAGGTATTGTCGACGCCGCCAACAAGCGCGCCAATCAGCTGGTTGAAGAAGCCAAGGACGCCGCTGTCGTAGAGGCAGACCGCGTTAAAGCTTCTGCCCAGGCTGAGATCGAGCAGGAATCCAACCGCGCACGTGAAACACTGCGTGGCGAGGTTGCAGCTCTGTCTCTGGCCGGCGCTGAAAAGGTTCTGGGTGCAGCCATCGACCAGGAAGCTCATAAGGAGCTGGTCGACAAGCTGGCCACAGAGCTGTAA
- a CDS encoding F0F1 ATP synthase subunit delta codes for MAELSTLARPYAKAAFEYAREKDALAQWSEQLATAAAVSAAEGMDKVLDNPSMTDAQQAATLNEVCGDATGAEVKNFVNILSDNKRLSLLPEISAQFELFKANLEKSVDVEVVSAFDLDDATAEKLAGVLGKKLEREVKVSTSTDAGLLGGVLIRAGDLVIDGSVRGRLNKLAEAMNS; via the coding sequence ATGGCTGAACTAAGCACACTGGCACGCCCCTACGCCAAGGCAGCGTTTGAATACGCACGCGAGAAAGACGCACTTGCGCAGTGGTCAGAGCAGCTGGCCACCGCCGCAGCGGTTTCCGCGGCTGAGGGCATGGATAAGGTTCTGGACAATCCGTCCATGACTGACGCGCAGCAGGCAGCAACCCTCAACGAGGTTTGCGGTGATGCTACCGGCGCTGAAGTTAAGAACTTCGTCAACATTCTTTCCGACAACAAGCGGCTGTCGCTGCTGCCGGAAATTTCTGCCCAGTTCGAACTGTTCAAGGCAAATCTGGAGAAGTCAGTAGACGTAGAAGTTGTCTCTGCCTTTGACCTGGATGACGCCACCGCCGAAAAACTGGCGGGTGTATTGGGCAAGAAACTCGAGCGCGAAGTGAAGGTCAGCACATCTACCGATGCTGGCCTTCTGGGTGGCGTATTAATTCGGGCCGGTGATCTGGTGATCGATGGCTCCGTGCGCGGCAGGCTGAACAAGCTCGCCGAAGCAATGAATTCCTGA
- the atpG gene encoding F0F1 ATP synthase subunit gamma, whose product MAVGKEIRTKISSIQSTQKITSAMEMVAASKMRKAQDRMQLGKPYARRMRAVVSHIANAAPEYKHMYMEQREVKRVGYIVVSTDRGLCGGLNVNLFKKTVKDMKTWNDQGIDIDLSLVGAKAIAFFNSYGGNVTAAVRDLGEEPSVADLIGGVKAMLDAYAEGKIDRLFLVSNEFVNTMTQDPQVEQLLPLEPKESDEMKHHWDYIYEPDAKELLEALLTRYIESQVYQAVVENGACEQAARMLAMKNATDNAGELIEDLQLVYNKARQAAITQELSEIVSGAAAIG is encoded by the coding sequence ATGGCAGTCGGAAAAGAAATCCGGACCAAGATCTCGAGCATCCAGAGCACGCAGAAGATCACCAGCGCCATGGAAATGGTTGCTGCTTCCAAAATGCGTAAAGCTCAGGACCGCATGCAGCTGGGCAAGCCTTATGCCCGCCGCATGCGCGCTGTGGTCAGTCACATCGCTAACGCCGCCCCCGAGTACAAGCACATGTACATGGAGCAGCGTGAAGTTAAGCGTGTGGGCTACATTGTTGTCTCTACCGATCGCGGCCTTTGCGGTGGCTTGAACGTCAACCTGTTCAAGAAGACCGTCAAGGACATGAAAACCTGGAACGACCAGGGCATCGATATCGATTTGTCCCTGGTAGGTGCCAAGGCCATCGCCTTCTTTAACAGCTATGGCGGCAATGTCACTGCAGCCGTTCGCGACCTGGGCGAAGAGCCCTCGGTTGCCGACCTTATCGGTGGCGTAAAAGCCATGCTGGATGCTTATGCAGAAGGCAAGATTGATCGCCTGTTCCTGGTGAGCAACGAGTTCGTCAACACCATGACTCAGGACCCACAGGTGGAGCAGTTGCTGCCCCTGGAGCCCAAAGAGTCTGACGAGATGAAGCACCACTGGGACTACATCTACGAGCCCGACGCAAAAGAACTGCTGGAAGCACTGCTGACTCGTTACATCGAGTCTCAGGTATACCAGGCGGTTGTTGAAAACGGTGCCTGTGAGCAGGCCGCGCGTATGTTGGCGATGAAGAACGCCACCGACAACGCTGGTGAGCTGATCGAAGATCTGCAGTTGGTTTACAACAAGGCGCGCCAGGCGGCGATTACCCAGGAGCTGTCTGAGATTGTCAGCGGCGCTGCGGCGATCGGCTAA
- the atpD gene encoding F0F1 ATP synthase subunit beta, with amino-acid sequence MSSGRVVQIIGAVIDVEFPRDAVPQVYDALKITEKDTTLEVQQQLGDGVVRAIALGSSEGLSRGLTVENTNAPISVPVGPETLGRIMDVLGNPIDECGPIGEQERAPIHREAPAYDELAAAEELLETGIKVIDLVCPFAKGGKIGLFGGAGVGKTVNMMELINNIALQHSGLSVFAGVGERTREGNDFYYEMQESGVVNVENFTESKVAMVYGQMNEPPGNRLRVALTGLTMAEKFRDEGRDVLLFVDNIYRYTLAGTEVSALLGRMPSAVGYQPTLAEEMGVLQERITSTKVGSITSIQAVYVPADDLTDPSPATTFAHLDATVVLSRDIAAKGIYPAIDPLDSSSRQLDPLLIGSEHYDTARGVQNVLQRYKELKDIIAILGMDELSEEDKQTVDRARKIERFLSQPFHVAEVFTGSPGKYVSLKDTISGFKGILAGEYDHLPEQAFYMVGSIDEAVEKANNM; translated from the coding sequence ATGAGTAGCGGACGAGTCGTACAAATCATCGGCGCGGTAATCGACGTGGAATTCCCACGCGATGCTGTGCCGCAGGTATACGATGCACTGAAGATCACCGAGAAGGACACTACCCTGGAAGTTCAGCAGCAGCTGGGCGACGGTGTGGTTCGCGCGATTGCGCTGGGTTCTTCCGAAGGTCTGTCTCGTGGCCTGACCGTAGAAAACACCAATGCACCCATCTCTGTGCCTGTTGGCCCTGAGACTCTCGGTCGCATTATGGACGTACTGGGTAACCCCATCGATGAGTGTGGCCCCATCGGCGAACAGGAGCGTGCTCCCATTCACCGTGAAGCCCCCGCTTACGACGAGCTGGCTGCTGCTGAAGAGCTGCTCGAAACCGGTATTAAAGTTATCGACCTGGTCTGCCCCTTCGCCAAGGGTGGCAAGATCGGCCTGTTCGGTGGCGCCGGTGTTGGTAAGACCGTAAACATGATGGAGCTCATCAACAACATCGCACTGCAGCACTCCGGTCTGTCAGTATTTGCCGGTGTAGGTGAGCGTACTCGTGAAGGTAACGACTTCTACTACGAGATGCAGGAGTCCGGCGTTGTTAACGTTGAGAACTTCACCGAATCCAAGGTAGCCATGGTATACGGCCAGATGAATGAGCCCCCCGGCAACCGTCTGCGCGTAGCACTGACCGGCCTGACCATGGCCGAGAAGTTCCGTGACGAAGGCCGTGACGTTCTGCTGTTCGTCGACAACATCTACCGTTACACACTGGCGGGAACCGAAGTATCGGCACTGCTGGGTCGTATGCCCTCCGCGGTAGGCTACCAGCCCACCCTGGCGGAAGAGATGGGTGTACTGCAGGAGCGTATTACCTCAACCAAGGTTGGCTCTATTACTTCTATCCAGGCGGTATACGTACCGGCGGATGACTTGACCGACCCCTCACCTGCAACCACCTTTGCTCACCTGGACGCGACCGTTGTACTGTCTCGCGACATTGCGGCGAAAGGTATTTATCCTGCGATCGACCCGCTGGATTCAAGCTCTCGTCAGCTGGATCCGCTGCTCATCGGTAGCGAGCACTACGACACTGCCCGCGGTGTACAGAACGTACTGCAGCGCTACAAAGAGCTGAAGGACATTATTGCGATCCTGGGTATGGACGAACTGTCCGAGGAAGACAAGCAGACTGTTGACCGCGCGCGTAAGATCGAGCGTTTCCTGTCTCAGCCCTTCCACGTGGCGGAAGTATTCACCGGCTCTCCTGGTAAGTACGTTTCCCTGAAGGACACCATTTCAGGCTTTAAAGGCATTCTGGCCGGTGAGTATGACCACCTGCCCGAACAAGCTTTCTACATGGTTGGCAGCATCGACGAAGCCGTCGAAAAAGCCAACAACATGTAA
- a CDS encoding F0F1 ATP synthase subunit epsilon produces the protein MAMTIHCDIASAEEEIFSGLVELLVATGSEGELGVSYGHAPLLTSLVPGPVRVVTQSGDEEVYYVSGGFLEVQPGVVSILADTALRADDVDEAAAEEARREAEQALTNQSGEFDYGRASAQLAEAAAQLATLRKMKNRAGRG, from the coding sequence ATGGCAATGACCATTCACTGCGATATCGCCAGCGCCGAAGAAGAAATTTTCTCCGGCCTGGTGGAGCTGCTGGTAGCCACCGGCAGCGAAGGTGAGCTCGGCGTCAGCTACGGTCACGCGCCGTTGCTGACCTCGCTGGTGCCCGGCCCGGTTCGCGTCGTTACCCAGAGCGGTGACGAAGAGGTGTACTACGTTTCTGGCGGCTTCCTGGAAGTTCAGCCTGGCGTGGTTTCTATCCTGGCCGATACTGCCCTGCGTGCCGACGATGTCGACGAAGCAGCCGCTGAAGAGGCGCGTCGCGAAGCAGAGCAGGCCCTGACCAACCAGTCCGGTGAGTTCGACTACGGTCGCGCTTCCGCACAGTTGGCCGAGGCAGCCGCCCAGCTCGCTACCCTGCGTAAGATGAAGAATCGGGCTGGCCGCGGTTAA
- a CDS encoding methyltransferase domain-containing protein, translating into MCKCRCLPPHSGAIPNAGDFVEQLRDALDDAQDTLVFFELPDVLRVLREGAFWGIYYEHCSYFSETSLRRIFERCDFEVLDSRLEYDDQYIMLVAKPCARTSSTISDPHEELAAAAHYLQH; encoded by the coding sequence ATCTGCAAATGTCGTTGTCTGCCGCCACACTCTGGAGCTATCCCCAACGCAGGCGACTTTGTCGAGCAACTGCGTGACGCACTCGATGATGCGCAAGACACGCTGGTGTTCTTTGAGCTACCCGATGTACTACGTGTTCTTCGTGAAGGCGCTTTCTGGGGCATTTACTACGAGCACTGTTCCTATTTCAGCGAAACATCGCTGCGGCGAATTTTTGAACGTTGTGATTTCGAGGTACTCGATAGCCGGCTTGAGTACGATGACCAGTACATCATGTTGGTAGCCAAGCCTTGTGCACGAACGTCTTCGACAATAAGTGACCCACATGAGGAACTGGCAGCGGCTGCGCATTATCTCCAGCACTAG
- the aguA gene encoding agmatine deiminase, giving the protein MSDTLASTPRADGFQMPGEHEPQQAVVMAWPERGDNWRNNAGPAQAAFAAIASAIAAETPVIMCTSAEGAAGARAMLPTDVSVLEIPCNDSWMRDIGPTYVRDDTGQVRGVDWQFNAWGGEVNGLYEDWSLDAALAAELLSVRGEARYSAPLVLEGGSIHVDGDGTCITTAECLLHPGRNPHLDQADIENLLREYLNVETFFWLPRGVVNDETDGHVDNILHIARPGEVLLSWCDDPQDPVYDICREALAVLEAKPDARGRKIKVHKLPLPGPLYMTDEEAAGIQPSSNMVREPGERLAGSYANFLITNQRVVFPLLDSATDEAARQLLQRVFPAHTLIGVPGREILLGGGNIHCITQQIPAS; this is encoded by the coding sequence ATGAGCGATACCCTGGCCTCTACACCGAGGGCCGACGGCTTTCAGATGCCCGGCGAACATGAACCGCAACAGGCAGTAGTGATGGCCTGGCCGGAGCGCGGTGATAACTGGCGCAACAATGCCGGACCCGCCCAGGCGGCTTTTGCTGCAATCGCCAGTGCCATCGCCGCTGAAACACCCGTCATCATGTGTACCTCTGCAGAGGGGGCCGCAGGCGCTCGGGCCATGTTGCCCACGGACGTTTCCGTACTCGAAATACCCTGCAACGATAGCTGGATGCGCGACATCGGCCCCACCTATGTGCGCGACGATACGGGTCAGGTACGCGGTGTAGACTGGCAGTTCAATGCCTGGGGCGGCGAGGTCAACGGCTTGTACGAAGACTGGTCACTGGACGCTGCGCTGGCAGCTGAGCTCCTCAGCGTCAGGGGCGAGGCACGCTACAGTGCACCGCTGGTTTTGGAAGGTGGCTCCATTCACGTCGACGGTGATGGTACCTGTATCACCACGGCCGAGTGCCTGCTCCATCCGGGGCGCAACCCGCACCTCGATCAAGCCGACATAGAAAACCTGTTGCGTGAATACCTGAACGTAGAGACTTTCTTCTGGCTACCACGGGGGGTTGTTAATGACGAAACCGACGGTCATGTAGACAATATTCTGCACATCGCGCGCCCCGGCGAAGTCCTGTTGAGCTGGTGCGACGATCCTCAGGATCCGGTGTACGACATCTGCCGCGAAGCACTGGCTGTGCTCGAGGCCAAGCCCGATGCGCGCGGCCGCAAAATCAAGGTGCACAAGCTGCCATTACCTGGCCCGCTGTACATGACCGACGAAGAGGCCGCAGGCATTCAGCCCTCGTCCAATATGGTGCGCGAACCAGGCGAACGACTGGCCGGCTCCTATGCCAATTTTCTCATCACCAACCAGCGGGTCGTCTTCCCCTTGCTGGATTCCGCCACCGACGAAGCCGCGAGGCAGCTACTGCAACGCGTGTTCCCAGCACATACGCTAATTGGTGTGCCGGGCCGGGAAATTCTGCTCGGCGGCGGCAACATCCACTGCATTACCCAGCAGATTCCTGCGAGCTGA
- the aguB gene encoding N-carbamoylputrescine amidase — MSRTVTFAATQLTIGWDIDANMAKAEQAIRDAHAGGAQVILLQELFEAPYFCKTQQYRYLDLAKPLAGNPLIERFSHLAAELEVVLPISYYERDTNTFFNSLVMIDADGTVMENYRKSHIPDGPGYCEKFYFTPGDTGFKVWKTRYGTFGAGICWDQWFPETARCCALMGAEAMFYPTAIGSEPQDPTLDSSAHWQRVMQGHAAANVLPVIASNRTGVEEDDGITTTFYGSSFITDHTGEKIAEAGRDEEKILIAEIDLEAAAEYRRAWGLFRDRRPELYSPIANLACGDNT; from the coding sequence ATGAGCCGCACTGTTACCTTCGCCGCCACACAACTGACCATTGGCTGGGATATCGACGCCAATATGGCCAAGGCCGAGCAGGCCATTCGCGACGCCCATGCCGGCGGCGCTCAGGTTATTCTGCTGCAGGAGCTGTTCGAGGCGCCCTACTTCTGTAAGACCCAGCAGTATCGCTATCTTGACCTGGCGAAACCCCTGGCTGGCAATCCGCTGATCGAGCGTTTCTCCCACCTGGCTGCTGAGCTCGAGGTGGTGTTGCCCATCAGCTACTACGAGCGAGACACCAACACGTTTTTCAATTCCCTGGTGATGATCGACGCCGACGGCACAGTCATGGAGAACTATCGCAAGAGCCACATTCCCGACGGCCCAGGGTATTGCGAGAAGTTTTATTTCACGCCCGGCGATACTGGCTTCAAAGTGTGGAAAACACGCTACGGCACGTTCGGCGCCGGCATTTGCTGGGATCAGTGGTTCCCGGAAACCGCCCGCTGCTGCGCGTTAATGGGCGCCGAAGCCATGTTTTACCCAACCGCTATCGGTTCCGAACCCCAGGACCCCACCCTCGATTCCAGCGCTCACTGGCAGCGGGTGATGCAGGGCCATGCCGCCGCCAATGTTCTGCCTGTTATCGCTTCCAATCGCACCGGCGTGGAAGAAGACGATGGCATTACCACCACATTCTATGGCTCGTCATTCATCACCGACCACACCGGCGAGAAGATCGCCGAAGCCGGCAGAGACGAAGAGAAAATCCTGATCGCAGAAATCGATCTGGAGGCAGCGGCTGAATACCGCCGTGCCTGGGGCTTATTCCGGGATCGTCGCCCTGAACTCTACAGCCCGATCGCCAACCTGGCCTGCGGCGACAACACATGA
- a CDS encoding TrmB family transcriptional regulator, which produces MKNDSLYQIGLDDREINIYKALLRLGPASIRDVAAEAGVNRGTTYETLKQLATKGVVNYLPRGKRRVFQAEEPEQLLQLAERRQQALTVAMEQLRAEVIPELKQSQGQFSPGNVRFYEGDDGVELVLRDILDSTASDPERGYSVISTKTLREHLYRPFPNFTRQREARGIRVRALAVGEGGDEAEYAERKWLPASQTTDASYIAIYPPKVAMITLADKNYPVVVIIDSAAIASTQQILFDTLWELL; this is translated from the coding sequence ATGAAAAACGATAGCCTGTACCAGATCGGTCTCGACGATCGCGAAATCAATATCTATAAAGCCCTGCTGCGCCTGGGCCCTGCCTCTATTCGCGATGTTGCTGCCGAGGCCGGCGTCAATCGCGGCACCACCTACGAAACCCTCAAACAATTGGCCACCAAAGGCGTGGTGAACTACCTGCCCCGCGGCAAGCGGCGGGTATTCCAGGCGGAAGAACCGGAGCAACTACTGCAACTGGCCGAACGCCGCCAACAGGCACTGACGGTTGCGATGGAACAGCTGCGCGCCGAGGTCATTCCCGAGCTCAAACAGTCCCAGGGGCAATTCAGCCCTGGCAATGTGCGCTTCTACGAGGGCGACGACGGCGTCGAGCTTGTCCTGCGCGATATTCTCGACAGTACCGCCAGTGACCCGGAGCGCGGATACTCGGTCATCTCCACTAAGACCCTGCGCGAACACCTGTACCGGCCTTTCCCCAATTTCACCCGCCAGCGCGAGGCCCGCGGTATTCGCGTGCGCGCCCTGGCTGTAGGCGAAGGGGGTGACGAAGCCGAGTACGCGGAGCGCAAATGGCTGCCTGCATCGCAAACCACCGACGCGTCCTATATTGCTATTTACCCACCCAAGGTGGCCATGATTACCCTGGCGGACAAAAATTACCCCGTGGTGGTCATCATCGATTCAGCCGCCATCGCCTCTACCCAGCAAATTCTGTTCGATACTTTATGGGAGCTGCTGTAA